ACTACTAGTGTCAGACAGACTTCTCAATGACATTCACTACTAGTGTCAGACAGACTTCTCAATGATATGCACTACTACTGTCAGACAGACTTCTCAGTGACATTCACTACTAGTGTCAGACAGACTTCTCAATGACATTCACTACTAGTGTCAGACAGACTTCTCAATGACATTCACTACTAGTGTCAGACAGACTTCTCAATGACATTCACTACTAGTGTCAGACAGACTTCTCAATGACATTCACTACTAGTGTCAGACAGACTTCTCAATGACATTCACTACTAGTGTCAGACAGACTTCTCAATGATATGCACTACTACTGTCAGACAGACTTCTCAGTGACATTCACTACTAGTGTCAGACAGACTTCTCAATGACATTCACTACTAGTGTCAGACAGACTTCTCAATGACATTCACTACTAGTGTCAGACAGACTTCTCAATGACATTCACTACTAGTGTCAGACATACTTGTCAAAGACATTCACTTTTAGTTGTAACATTGAAGCGTAGTGGAATCTCCATTAATATCAGCCAGGAGTTCCTCAATGATGAAACAAATATGGCATTTCATCTGCATAAAGAGGCATCCAATTAAGCCTTTTGGGCAGCTCCTTCTACGGGTCTTTGGGGACTTACCTACTGGCCCGTCATGAGAGACAGTGTGCATGCTGAAGGACAGCTCCTTCTACAGGTCTTTGGGGACTTACCTACTGGCCCGTCATGAGAGACAGTGTGCATGCTGAAGGACAGCTCCTTCTACGGGTCTTTGGGGACTTACCTACTGGCCCGTCATGAGAGACAGTGTGCATGCTGAAGGACAGCTCCTTCTCCGGGTCTTTGTGGAGCTCCTTGCGCTTGGAGAAGGCCTTGGCTATCATCTTGCTCTTCTTTATCCTCTTGGGCTCATCGTCGCTACGGCCGATAACCCTATGACAGGAACAACAGATAGATAAATCACAAGGTGACAGACAATGTTGACGTATCCCTTGACGTGGCAATCGCTGTAAATTGTGCAGACATTAAAGCTGAAATCCGTACTTGGTGAGACTACCACGTCCGTTTGAGATACTACGACAACCAAGAAGTTGCATCAAACAACGAACACTGTATTTTTCTGCTCAGACATCATTGCAGGTTAGATAGAACAGCATAGTATGTACTGAAGAAAACAAAATGTATGATGCTGGTACTCCTCTCCTCCGtttcatcaacaaaacaaaaataataacaaatgTGCTGGGGGCGAACAGTGGCGCTGTTTCACCTGATGCGTATTTAAGCTTTAATACACAGATAATGCTGTGTGAATGCCTCAGAGAGATAATACAATGTGGAACTCCATACTTGGAATGTTGTTGTAAAAGTTCATGTACTATTTTCTTGTAGCCTATTTTCTCACCTTTTATCTACAAGACAACACTTTTTGCTACAAAGGGACCGCCGCCCAGTCTAATTTTCTATGTGTGTTCTAAAGGAAATGGCTGCTTACTTGCACCAGGTGCGTTTCCAGATGAGAATCGTGGCCTTGGTCCACACCCAGGTGCTCATGGCGATGCCCGTGCCGAACATAGAGAACAGATTAATCTTTTCCACCAGTAGACTGGGACGGTTCTTGATAGTACATTCTGGGATCGGCTTGTTGGTCTGATGAGCGATCGTCACATTGGCCTCGCACCTGTTCAAAGCCAGTGCAGCGTTCATCAATCAATCCTCAGAGCTCTTTTTTACACAGGCAGTTGCATTTTCTGTGGTAAAATACTCTACATACCCACATCCACTGTAAAGCCATATAAATGAGGCATATTCACATACTGAACTGTTGACATTAACCAGTTGTTTACTTGTTCAGACAGGAAAGAGAAATGTACATTTCTGAGGTGAAATTCATACCAGTCCACTCAAAGTCAACAGAGTGGAGGAATAAGGCTGCATTCACAGCACAACAAACCGGTAGGGCTGTGGTTACCACCAGTCTCAACAGCATCATCTGCTGGGAATCTCCCACTACACCATACAACTGAGGGCTTGTTCTAATACTCTTAAATCTCCCACTACACCATACAACTGGGGCCATGTTCCAATACTCTTAAATCTCCCACTATACCATACAACTGGGGCCATGTACCAATACTCTTAAATCTCCTATTACATCATACAATTGGGGCCATGTTCCAATACTCTTAAATCTCCTACTACATCATACAACTGGGGCCATGTTCCAATACTCGTAAATGTAtatttccttcctcccttccttgaaGTAACCCCTCGTCTGTCATATTGGATTGATGTAGGGAAACTTTCCATCGCAAAGCTTTGACCAATTATGTCATGTCAAATATTGGTGATTATTCCCATGTTCTGAGAAAATGTTGTTTTTGAGTATTCCAAAAGGGCCCAGAAGTCCTTAGGTCCTCAACACCTGTTTTGAAGTTGCAGTGTTGAATATAGTTTGGGGTTACTGTAGGCTACATGAGGAGAAAAGGAACTCACAACACATATTCTCTGAAGCTCTTCTCCCACTCAGCCTGGTTGAAGAAGTCATAGAAGTGGCAGCCAAACGTGATTAAGACAAAGCCAAACGCCAGGAACCCAAATATACCTGATGAAGAGGAATTACACAAATGATTAGGGATATTTGAAATTCCAGAAACCTCAGGAGTCAGGACACAATATACTTTATATGAAGATAAAACCAAGGTGTTATATAACATATATCGTGCAACAGAATCCACAGTCAatctattggggggggggggggcattgatAGGTCTAACTAGGATCGCCTGACCCAAAGGCAGTGGATCTAACCACTGCACCAAGAAAGCTAGTTCCCTTGTGGAAGCGGTTATCTGTCTTTTCAACACTAGCTAGGTTTGTTACACTGTTATGCCAGTGGTTTGACTCTGGATATCTGGTGATTTACAGCGAAGGGGTCATACCAAGTCTTAGCATTGTTTCGTTGATTTTGCTCGCTGCCTTCTCACTCAGAAGACCCGGGTGGTTACTCTTGATGGAGAACAACGTCATGACTCCTGCAGAAACAAACAGAGGAAATCACTTTGGGAACGTCTATTTATTTGGTAGCGTTTAAATTATGAAATATGAAAATGTCTCGTTTTTTGGGTTTGAGAGAACTCACCTCGTATGAGGAAATAGCCACCAATGACAAGCACAACTCCAATGGGAGCCAACACAAAGCCAGCACGGTAGCGGTAGTTCTTATAGCCCACGAAACAGATCCCACTGACAGAGTCTCCGTCCACCTATGTCAAACAACAGAGACCAGAAACGCATACATGTGTTTGAATGGCATAACGGCATAAAAGATAAATCATTTGGAAAACAAGAAATTCTGAGTCATTGTCTTTCCATCATGAAAAGGGAATAAATAAAGTTGTCTCCAAACTGTAGACACGGTTTGGGATTACCCTATTGCAAAGTAACACTCAACTTAAAGCCTGCTGGTATAAAGCATTAAGATTCAGTTACAATGCATTGTGAGACTTGTCATAAGCATGTATAATGTGTTATTATCATAAGTATTATAAATCGCAAATCACAGTAATTACTATTTTCAACGGCTAAAAGAAATGGTAGGTGTTCCATACCTCAGCGGTGGCTAGAATAGCCACAGTGAGGATGAAGGGGACGGACCATGTGACCATGTGGAAGTATGAGGTCTTGCCCGACAGGGGCTGGTGGGTGGTGCCCAGGGCCTTGAAGGACGTGTGCCAGGCGTAGGTCAGCATGACAAACCAGATCACCCCAGACATCAGGGAGTAGTAGACGAGGCTGAAGATGATGACACACGACAGAGTCTCGGTAGacctggatggagagagggagagagagagcgaaggaagTTAATGACTCAATCATTTTTAAGAGTACACTGCCATTGCATTGGCTGTATGTGTGTTATTAATTATTTGAAAATGTCAATCAATCagccaaccaatcaaccaatcaagtTTGAGAAACAAAAGCGAACGTAGCTAAATACAAGACCTACGAACCTCACTGGAAGATTCAAGAAATACTCCTTCAAATCTTATCTCATAATACTCCCACTTTCTTTCAACCCCttcaatgtgtatgtgtgtgtcaacagtgtatgtgtgtgtctcagggggtTGGGTCGTAAGCAAAAACCACAATTGATTGACAATAAAATGTTAAGTGTTCTCCTTCTTCACTTACGAGGGCTCCCCTAAACGCATGGTGTTGTCACTCTTACACACGATCTCTTTGCGAGCTCCATCCATGAACTGAGCCAGCCAGCCGATACTGCCCATGAAGAAACAGGTATTGATGTAGAAGAGGATGACGGCAGGGTAACGGTTTGAATTCTTCCAGTCCGCCAGAAAGGTGGCCTGTAaaaggagatggaaagagagagggagagaaaagatgaATATAAATGGGAAACACTTTTTTCTGTCCTTAGAAAGGCCAATTAACTGAAACACATAGTTCTCCACAAATAACTAACAATATCTGTGAAAAGCAGTATGAACCCATTATCTGAACAAGAATGGTATGTGTGTTACAATACCAGTATCTTTGTTCCATTtgtaatctcaaatataaaagtTAAAAGTCAAGTAAAAAAAAGTTGTTGCTAACAGCTGCAAGTTACACTTGGAATTATGGGTAATGTTGTCCACAACACTGCTGCGTGAAGCTCACCAGAGTGAAAAAGGTGCAGAGCAGGGTGACGGTGCCGAACACAGCGATGTAGGCGTGCATGTCCGAGTGCTCCTCGTCGGTGAACAGGGGGTTGTTGCACTGGATGCCGCAGCCCTCCACATCTTTGTACCAGCTGGCCTGAACGTCTGTCTTCACCAGGGGGGCTTCGCAGTGTCCCGACGTGTTGAACTTCAGCTTCTGCACCTCGTTCTGTCTCACCGTGGACGGAAGGCACAGTGAGCTCATATTGTCACTCTGTTTGGTCTATTTTTCACGAGGCGTACGCCTCAATATTATATAGtattttataaactgggtggttcgagctctgaatgctgattggctggttgtatatcagaccgtataccacgagTACGACAAAACGTTTATTTgaactgctctaattatgttggtaatcagtttataataacaacaaggcacctcaggggtAACAACACGTGGAAAACGTCAAGAggtcagaatactttctgaatgcactgtatatcatatATTATAGTGTTATAGAGTATAATATCGACAGACATTTTAGACTGAAAAACAATGACACTAGCCTGTTGACTAGATGGGTGGCTCCATAGAGGGgccacccactgggcacagactacAATTCAATGTCTActccacgttggttcaatgtaatttcattgaaatgacgaggaaacaatgttgattcgaccagtgtgtgcccagtgggttgacaGTGCTGAAGCCCCCTCGATAATTGGCCTAGCACCCCATCTGCACACATGCATAGTGAGAGCATCTACCATACCGTGCAGCCCATGGGGTACTTGTCCGTCTCCTCACACTTGAGGAAGTTGGGCCAGCCCCTCTCCTGGTCCACGATGCTGCAGGGGCGACGCGTAGCCTGGCACAGGTGCTGGCTGGGAAGCTCCACCTGCCCGTTGTCACACTTGGGCATGTAGACGGCACACAGCAGGGGCTGGATGACCGCCCAGCAGCGAGGGGCGTTCCTCAGACCTGCATGGGTGAGAAGGGAGGTGAGGGACAATAATGTAGCTTGGGTTGACTTCAGTAGACACCAAACGAATGAGAATGCTCCTAAACTGAGAGAAATTGGCAGGTAGGTACCATAAGAAATGTTCATTTTAGTTTTTCTGCAGCGAaacattttgctacggtgtgccctaatgaacacaaaccTGGTGCTCCAGCCTGTTTGTGCCTTATCAAACTCCTCTCTGGGTTTGTTCATTCATTGTCATGCCAACTATCTAAGTACGGTATGACATGACAACTATAATAGTGTTGGCTACAGCATATACAGAATGAGACCAGTCTGGATATAAATAATACATATTCATCACTTCAgtgtggtgaggatgatgatggtggtcaCTAGGGTCAGGAGATAAATAGGACCTGGATGATGATGGTCACTAGGGTCAGGAGATAAATAGGACCTGGATGTTGATGATGGTGGTCACTAAGGTCAGGAGATAAATAGGACCTGGATGATGATGGTCACTAGGGTCAGGAGATAAATAGGACCTGGATGTTGATGATGGTGGTCACCAGGGTCAGGAGATAAATAGGACCTGGATGTTGACGATGGTGGTCACTAGGGTCAGGACATAAATAGGACCTGGATGTTGATGATGGTGGTCACTAGGGTCAGGAGATAAATAGGACCTGGATGTTGATGATGGTGGTCACTAGGGTCAGGAGATAAATAGGACCTGGATGTTGATGATGGTGGTCACTAGGGTCAGGAGATAAATAGGACCTGGATGTTGATGATGGTGGTCACTAAGGTCAGGAGATAAATAGGACCTGGATGTTGATGATGGTGGTCACTAGGGTCAGGAGATAAATAGGACCTGGATGTTGACGATGGTGGTCACTAGGGTCAGGAGATAAATAGGACCTGGATGTTGATGATGGTGGTCACTAGGGTCAGGAGATAAATAGGACCTGGATGTTGACGATGGTGGTCACTAGGGTCAGGACATAAATAGGACCTGGATGTTGATGATGGTGGTCACTAGGGTCAGGAGATAAATAGGATCTGGATGTTGATAATGGTGGTCACTAGGGTCAGGAGATAAATAGGATCTGGATGTTGATAATGGTGGTCACTAGGGTCAGGAGATAAATAGGACCTGTATGTTGACCCTGACTGGGATTGGTAGCTGGGGCCAGTGTCTATCAACTCAACACCTCAGCTGTTATGCCAAGAGCTCCAAACCTCTTGATGAGGCAGCTAGCGTTACAACATCATGCACTTGGAAGGTCACTAGTTGTGTGGTCTGTTGTGTTTCCCATGGTGGGGGTGGGGAGTGGGGATGGGAACCACTCTACAGATCAGCTGAGGATTAGTGGAAGGAAATGCAGGTTGATGGATCACAAATGAGTCTTTATTAATGTGCAGGAATATctaacacctcagagagaatcttttattttctttatttGCTCTTAACCCCCATTTCCTGCAAAAGTCCTATTCCCATGTATTTGGTCATTACAAAAACTATCCATTTGGAGGGGCCCTCAATATTTCATTGCCTAGTTAACAGGCTATATTATAACAATTAACCTACTGACCTCGCATGTGACTATAACCAAATCTACCGTAATGTTTAATAGGACAGTGTAATACATCTTATTACATAAATATTATGTAGTGCTGCTGTTTTTACTTATAATAGAACATTCTGTTTATGTCAAATGGCAAGGTTAAGACTAAATAATCACAAGCGAAAGTTCAATGAATAATCACTAGTGAAAGTTCAACGTATAAAATACATAGATTTTATTTTACGTTTCCTTTTGCAAATGACAATATGAGCATCTTGATTGCATCTGATGCTAATAGAGGGAGTGGGGTCTGCACTTAATAACGCAACACAAATGTATAATACGTTTGtcaatttatttaatttaaattaCAGTAAATGAACAACATGAACCCTTTGTAGCTATGCTTATTAACCAAATACAGGCTTACCAGACCACATGGCCAACTTCTCAAATGCTTCGTCTTGGGTACTTGAGTCTTCAGCCAAGGCAAGAGACGTGTGCGTGTACGGTAGTGGGGACCCGAGACATGTATTATATTTAAGCACTTCACATGTTGTAGTTTTCTTGCAGAAATCATTGAAAATTGTTTCGTTTCTCTGTACCGTTACCGCATGAGTAACCAGAAAGGAGGCAGCCCAAACGCAAAGCATCCCCAACCCACCAACAATGGAACTCCATCCATGGGAAGACATCTTGGAGATTCAACGGTGCAACTTTGTTTCCaggaagaaaaaatatatactttgtaTTCCAGTAATCTAAAAAGTAACCGTTAATAAAAATAGCACGAAGTGCTCTTGTTCATTTGATGCCGAATGTAGCATTATGATACAATGAAACGAAACGTTTTCCCAGTTTTCACACAGTCCCGAACTTTTTCATTTAGCATT
The genomic region above belongs to Oncorhynchus masou masou isolate Uvic2021 chromosome 27, UVic_Omas_1.1, whole genome shotgun sequence and contains:
- the smo gene encoding protein smoothened isoform X1; its protein translation is MSSHGWSSIVGGLGMLCVWAASFLVTHAVTVQRNETIFNDFCKKTTTCEVLKYNTCLGSPLPYTHTSLALAEDSSTQDEAFEKLAMWSGLRNAPRCWAVIQPLLCAVYMPKCDNGQVELPSQHLCQATRRPCSIVDQERGWPNFLKCEETDKYPMGCTNEVQKLKFNTSGHCEAPLVKTDVQASWYKDVEGCGIQCNNPLFTDEEHSDMHAYIAVFGTVTLLCTFFTLATFLADWKNSNRYPAVILFYINTCFFMGSIGWLAQFMDGARKEIVCKSDNTMRLGEPSSTETLSCVIIFSLVYYSLMSGVIWFVMLTYAWHTSFKALGTTHQPLSGKTSYFHMVTWSVPFILTVAILATAEVDGDSVSGICFVGYKNYRYRAGFVLAPIGVVLVIGGYFLIRGVMTLFSIKSNHPGLLSEKAASKINETMLRLGIFGFLAFGFVLITFGCHFYDFFNQAEWEKSFREYVLCEANVTIAHQTNKPIPECTIKNRPSLLVEKINLFSMFGTGIAMSTWVWTKATILIWKRTWCKVIGRSDDEPKRIKKSKMIAKAFSKRKELHKDPEKELSFSMHTVSHDGPVAGINFDLNGEPSNEMSSAWAQHVTKMVARRGAILPQDISVTPTGTPVPPPEERNKLWMVEAEISPEMMKRKKKRKKRKKEARPLEELVERQGYRQREFGTSSVPRLPKLPGHRSLVANLRQHQEAEDVLPGSYPEFRPSHPLPYQERYGGALGASSSQRSRYPDLNPLSLSDLPEDLGLGPRCRPQQPPLSFWQPNGAFHYSGEVAPMAGVSGRTDHVGKSQGGQRRAEWGQIHSRTNLMEAELMDADSDF
- the smo gene encoding protein smoothened isoform X2, whose product is MSSHGWSSIVGGLGMLCVWAASFLVTHAVTVQRNETIFNDFCKKTTTCEVLKYNTCLGSPLPYTHTSLALAEDSSTQDEAFEKLAMWSGLRNAPRCWAVIQPLLCAVYMPKCDNGQVELPSQHLCQATRRPCSIVDQERGWPNFLKCEETDKYPMGCTATFLADWKNSNRYPAVILFYINTCFFMGSIGWLAQFMDGARKEIVCKSDNTMRLGEPSSTETLSCVIIFSLVYYSLMSGVIWFVMLTYAWHTSFKALGTTHQPLSGKTSYFHMVTWSVPFILTVAILATAEVDGDSVSGICFVGYKNYRYRAGFVLAPIGVVLVIGGYFLIRGVMTLFSIKSNHPGLLSEKAASKINETMLRLGIFGFLAFGFVLITFGCHFYDFFNQAEWEKSFREYVLCEANVTIAHQTNKPIPECTIKNRPSLLVEKINLFSMFGTGIAMSTWVWTKATILIWKRTWCKVIGRSDDEPKRIKKSKMIAKAFSKRKELHKDPEKELSFSMHTVSHDGPVAGINFDLNGEPSNEMSSAWAQHVTKMVARRGAILPQDISVTPTGTPVPPPEERNKLWMVEAEISPEMMKRKKKRKKRKKEARPLEELVERQGYRQREFGTSSVPRLPKLPGHRSLVANLRQHQEAEDVLPGSYPEFRPSHPLPYQERYGGALGASSSQRSRYPDLNPLSLSDLPEDLGLGPRCRPQQPPLSFWQPNGAFHYSGEVAPMAGVSGRTDHVGKSQGGQRRAEWGQIHSRTNLMEAELMDADSDF